Genomic window (Anaerolineae bacterium):
AAAGCGGCGGTCATCTTTTCGTCTAACCGCTGGCAAACCATTTCCAGAGGCCAGTAGTAGTTGTAAGCGTTCTGGACCTGCTCAAAGTAGCTCACCGTTACCCCTCCGGCGTTACACAAAAAATCGGGAATAACATATACGCCCTGATTGTGGAGGATTTTATCGGCCTCCGGGGTGGTGGGGCCATTGGCCAGTTCGGCCACAATTTTGGCTTTGACCCTGGCGGCATTTTTTTCGGTAATAGCGTTCTCCAGGGCGGCGGGGAAGAGAACGGTGGCCTCAAATTCCAGCAACGCTTCATTACTCAAGGCCGTTGTGCCCGGCATATCTAGCACGGCCCCGGTTTTCTGTTTATGCCGCACAGTCTGCTCAAAGTCAAGCCCATCCCCGTTGTAGATGCCCCCCTTGGAGTCGGATACGGCCACAACTTTCATCCCCAGGATTTCCTCGGCCAACTGGTGCGCAAATTGACCGGCGTTGCCGTACCCCTGGATAACGGCAGTTTTTTCTGCCAGGACAATCCCTAACACTTTGGCCGCCTCGCGGGTGGTGTAAATCCCTCCCCGCGCGGTAGCGTCGCCTCGGCCGGCAGAGCCGCCCAAGGGCAGGGGTTTGCCGGTAATCATGCCCGGCGCCATGTGCCCCCGGATGGTGCTGTATTCGTCCATCATCCAGGCCATGATTTGGGGATTGGTGTAAACGTCGGGCGCAGGGACATCGGTTTTTTCGCCCAAAATTTTCCACACCGCGCGAATGTAACCTCGCGCCAGCCGTTCCTGTTCGGTGGGCGACAGTTCTTTGGGGCTGCATGTTACCCCTCCCTTACCGCCGCCCAAAGGAATATCAACAACGGCCGTTTTCCACGTCATCCAGGCGGCCAGAGCCTTGACCGT
Coding sequences:
- a CDS encoding Glu/Leu/Phe/Val dehydrogenase — translated: MSTNNPFAIAQQQLDEAAAILGLDPATHALLREPMRELTVTIPVRMDDGSVRVFKGYRVQYNDARGPCKGGLRWHPDETIDTVKALAAWMTWKTAVVDIPLGGGKGGVTCSPKELSPTEQERLARGYIRAVWKILGEKTDVPAPDVYTNPQIMAWMMDEYSTIRGHMAPGMITGKPLPLGGSAGRGDATARGGIYTTREAAKVLGIVLAEKTAVIQGYGNAGQFAHQLAEEILGMKVVAVSDSKGGIYNGDGLDFEQTVRHKQKTGAVLDMPGTTALSNEALLEFEATVLFPAALENAITEKNAARVKAKIVAELANGPTTPEADKILHNQGVYVIPDFLCNAGGVTVSYFEQVQNAYNYYWPLEMVCQRLDEKMTAAFHAVHQMAQTKQVHNRLAAYLVAVERVAEAARLRGWV